AGCATCGTGCGCTGGAGTTCGGGCAGCCGGGCCAGCGCCTGCCACAGGACCGCGCGCAGTTCGGTGCCGCGCATCGCGTCCGTGTCGCCGGGCGTCTCCGGCAGTTCCTCGGTCGGGTACTCGTTCAGCTTGCGGCGGCGCCACGCGCTGATGTGCAGATTCGTCATGGTGCGGCGGAGGTAGCCCCCGACCGCGGCCTTGTCACTGATCCGGTCCCAGGCCTTGTACGTCGAGAACAGCGCGCTCTGGAGCAGGTCCTCGGCCTCGAAGCGGTCACCGGTGAGGTGGTAGGCGGTTGCGTACAGGGAGGCGCGGCGCTCCTGGACGTAGGCGGTGAACTCCGCCTCCGACAGTGAACAGCGCTCCCCCGAGCCTTCCCTGTACGCGGCTCCCCCGTGTGTTTCCCCCGTGAAACCGTCAACCACCGTCATGTACGCGGTGTGCTGACGCCCGGCGCCGCGAGCGCACCCCCGCCCGCTCACGGCACCGGACTTCTCGGAACCCCGGCCCCCGTTCACGTCGTGCAGACGCGTGATCACTGCGCTGGTGCTGTTGCTGTGCAGCGTGTTCATCTCGCGCCCCCCGTCGTGGACTTCCGGTGTTCGGCTTGTTGCGTGGTGCTTGGTGCGTCTTGCTTCCTTGCCTGTGCCGAGAAGCTTGCCCTCGCACCTTCATGGCCGTGTCCGCCGACTGTCACAGACCTGTCACAGGGGCTTGTCTCAGGAATCGCACAGGCCGATCACCGAGAGCAGCGGTATGTGCACGTACCCGTACAGGTGTCGAAACCCCACCCCACCATGGGCCAGAATGAGCCCCGTGCCTTCCCTGTTGCTGATCGAGGACGACGACGCCATCCGTACGGCCCTGGAGCTGTCTCTGACGCGCCAGGGTCACCGGGTTGCCACGGCTGCCACCGGTGAGGACGGTCTGAAGCTGCTGCGCGAGCAGCGGCCGGACCTGATCGTGCTGGATGTGATGCTGCCCGGCATCGACGGGTTCGAGGTGTGCCGGCGCATCCGGCGCACGGACCAGTTGCCGATCATTTTGCTGACCGCGCGCAGTGACGACATCGACGTCGTGGTCGGACTGGAGTCCGGCGCCGACGACTATGTCGTCAAACCCGTGCAGGGACGGGTGCTCGACGCCCGTATCCGTGCCGTGCTGCGGCGCGGTGAGCGCGAGGCCAACGACGCGGCGACCTTCGGCAGTCTGGTCATCGACCGTGCCGCCATGACCGTCACCAAGAACGGCGAGGACCTTCAGCTCACGCCGACCGAGCTGCGGCTGCTCCTGGAGCTCAGCCGGCGGCCCGGTCAGGCGCTCTCCCGGCAGCAACTCCTGCGCCTGGTCTGGGAACACGACTACCTCGGTGACTCGCGGCTCGTCGACGCGTGTGTGCAGCGACTGCGCGCCAAGGTCGAGGACGTGCCGTCCTCCCCGACCCTGATCCGTACGGTCCGTGGCGTCGGCTACCGGCTGGACTCGCCTCAGTGAGAGAACCGCAAGGGGGGGTCCGCGGCTGGGCCGCGGCTCGCAAGGGACATCTGTCGCGGCTGCGTTTCACCAGTCTGCGGCTCCGGCTCGTCGTCGTCTTCGGTCTCGTCGCGCTCACCGCCGCCGTGTCCGCGTCCGGCATCGCGTACTGGCTCAACCGCGAGGCCGTCCTCACCCGCACCCAGGACGCGGTGCTGCGGGACTTCCAGCAGGAGATGCAGAACCGCGCGGGCCTGCTGCGCGCCCGTCCGGAACAGTACGAACTCCAGCGCACCGCCCGGGAGATGGCGACCAGCAGCCAGCGCTTCAGCGTGCTGCTCGTCGCACAGAACGCGGCAGGCGAGGACGTCTCCGCCAACTCCGGTGCCCTGAACGGCTTCTCGCTCCAGGACGTGCCCAAGTCGCTGCGTACGGCGGTGGGCGAGGAGCAGAAGGTCGACTCCAACAACAAGTACGCGTACCACCTCTACTGGCAGCGGGTGGTGGAGGACGGCACCCCGTATCTCGTGGCCGGTACGAAGGTCATCAACGGCGGCACCACCGGGTACATGCTGAAGTC
This DNA window, taken from Streptomyces sp. NBC_00663, encodes the following:
- a CDS encoding SigE family RNA polymerase sigma factor, producing the protein MNTLHSNSTSAVITRLHDVNGGRGSEKSGAVSGRGCARGAGRQHTAYMTVVDGFTGETHGGAAYREGSGERCSLSEAEFTAYVQERRASLYATAYHLTGDRFEAEDLLQSALFSTYKAWDRISDKAAVGGYLRRTMTNLHISAWRRRKLNEYPTEELPETPGDTDAMRGTELRAVLWQALARLPELQRTMLVLRYYEGRTDPEIAEILDISVGTVKSSIWRSLRRLREDEVLSHDRDEENAFGELVA
- the afsQ1 gene encoding two-component system response regulator AfsQ1, with product MPSLLLIEDDDAIRTALELSLTRQGHRVATAATGEDGLKLLREQRPDLIVLDVMLPGIDGFEVCRRIRRTDQLPIILLTARSDDIDVVVGLESGADDYVVKPVQGRVLDARIRAVLRRGEREANDAATFGSLVIDRAAMTVTKNGEDLQLTPTELRLLLELSRRPGQALSRQQLLRLVWEHDYLGDSRLVDACVQRLRAKVEDVPSSPTLIRTVRGVGYRLDSPQ